In Mustela lutreola isolate mMusLut2 chromosome 1, mMusLut2.pri, whole genome shotgun sequence, one genomic interval encodes:
- the RHOG gene encoding rho-related GTP-binding protein RhoG, whose amino-acid sequence MQSIKCVVVGDGAVGKTCLLICYTTNAFPKEYIPTVFDNYSAQSAVDGRTVNLNLWDTAGQEEYDRLRTLSYPQTNVFVICFSIASPPSYENVRHKWHPEVCHHCPDVPILLVGTKKDLRAQPDTLRRLKEQGQAPITPQQGQALAKQIHAVRYLECSALQQDGVKEVFAEAVRAVLNPTPIKRGRSCVLL is encoded by the coding sequence ATGCAGAGCATCAAGTGTGTGGTGGTGGGCGATGGGGCTGTGGGCAAGACGTGCCTGCTCATCTGCTACACAACTAACGCCTTCCCCAAGGAGTACATCCCCACGGTGTTCGACAACTACAGCGCCCAGAGCGCTGTGGACGGGCGCACAGTGAACCtaaacctgtgggacacagcgGGCCAGGAGGAGTACGACCGGCTGCGCACGCTCTCCTACCCTCAGACCAACGTCTTTGTCATCTGTTTCTCCATTGCCAGTCCGCCCTCCTACGAGAATGTGCGGCACAAGTGGCACCCAGAGGTGTGCCACCACTGCCCTGATGTGCCCATCCTGCTGGTGGGCACCAAGAAGGACCTGAGAGCGCAGCCTGACACCCTCCGGCGCCTTAAGGAGCAGGGCCAGGCGCCCATCACACCGCAGCAGGGCCAGGCCCTGGCCAAGCAGATCCATGCTGTGCGCTACCTCGAGTGCTCGGCCCTACAGCAGGACGGCGTCAAGGAAGTGTTTGCTGAGGCTGTCCGGGCCGTGCTCAACCCCACACCCATCAAGCGTGGGCGGTCCTGTGTCCTCTTGTGA